From one Dermatophagoides farinae isolate YC_2012a chromosome 5, ASM2471394v1, whole genome shotgun sequence genomic stretch:
- the LOC124499323 gene encoding replication protein A 70 kDa DNA-binding subunit: MDNRIKLSDGSLDLILEQRNLNLRPIVQVLGAKVLANNRLRVVVFDGRTLCQHCIMIAEEMENLFNQGQLDKFTIIRLEQYSVSSIPKKENTPVILVQKVEIIKNGNDVGKKLDPDESIDLVDTAASAGTSGNTSAAAVADSVMTDSASSSTIIRNTMNQLTSSTQKKPPMKATAGDIEIRTENVCPISVLTPFYNSWMIRALCIHKGAHRTYSNQRGQGRLFSFDLCDDTGEIRVTCFNDECDRFYNLIQKDRCYYVGRGMIKTANKKFSTVNNDYEITLTQNSFVKLCEDAQIEAPKLRYKFIPLATIADKDANSAVDVIGVIRSVGEIETLTSKKTSKDLIKREIIIVDKSLAEARLTLWGEQAQMFNGQPDQILALKGASIGDFKGKTLSARDSTDISIDPDLPEKNLLEAWHCSLSGNENFNQLSKTSDSPAICQMNHFIAQIIPKKLKLDETFNFYTTATVHAFNRIHNQLYKACGYNKCQKKVTDTDGTGAYHCSKCERTSAIFEWRLMISVLLGDSSGSFWATLFQDQAEKLLGKSVAELVQLYEEDQNLYNAIVDELCFKQFNFRIYSRLEQYNGENRIRHTVGQIYFLKPKATMTKLLRSIEIVSRQL, translated from the exons atgGACAATCGTATCAAATTAAGTGATGGTTCATTGGATTTAATCCTTGAACAACGCAATTTAAATCTTCGGCCTATCGTGCAGGTATTGGGTGCTAAAGTGTTGGCCAATAATCGTTTACGTGTAGTAGTATTTGATGGTCGTACACTTTGTCAACATTGCATCATGATTGCCGAAGAgatggaaaatttattcaatcaagGACAATTGGATAAATTCACTATAATACGTTTGGAACAATATTCCGTATCATCGATACCGAAAAAGGAAAATACTCCTGTTATTTTGGTTCAAAAAGtggaaattattaaaaatg GCAATGATGTTGGTAAAAAATTGGATCCAGATGAATCTATCGATCTGGTTGATACTGCTGCTTCTGCTGGTACATCTGGTAATACTAGTGCTGCTGCTGTGGCGGATTCTGTTATGACTGACAGTGCTTCTTCGTCAACAATCATTCGAAAcacaatgaatcaattgacTAGTTCAACACAAAAGAAGCCACCAATGAAAGCTACTGCTGGTGATATTGAAATACGAACCGAAAATGTTTGTCCAATTAGTGTATTGACACCATTCTATAATTCTTGGATGATTCGTGCATTGTGTATACATAAAGGTGCACATCGCACTTATAGCAATCAACGCGGCCAAGGTCGTTTGTTTAGCTTTGACCTTTGTGATGATACTGGAGAAATACGTGTCACTTGTTTCAATGACGAATGTGATCGTTTTTATAATTTGATCCAGAAAGATCGTTGCTATTATGTTGGACGTGGTATGATCAAAACTGctaacaaaaaattttctacagtaaataatgattatgaaattaCGTTGACACAAAATAGTTTTGTTAAGCTTTGTGAAGATGCCCAAATTGAAGCACCGAAATTACGTTataaattcattccattAGCAACAATTGCCGATAAGGATGCTAATAGTGCTGTCGATGTTATTGGAGTTATCCGATCTGTTGgtgaaattgaaacattaACATCAAAAAAGACATCAAAAGACTTGATAAAACGTGAAATTATAATTGTCGATAAATCATTAGCTGAAGCACGATTGACATTATGGGGTGAACAAGCGCAAATGTTTAATGGTCAACCAGATCAGATTCTTGCTTTGAAAGGAGCATCGATTGGTGATTTTAAAGGTAAAACCTTATCGGCTCGTGATTCAACAGACATTTCAATTGATCCAGATTTGccggaaaaaaatctacttGAAGCTTGGCATTGTTCATTGAGtggtaatgaaaatttcaatcaattatcaaaaacATCGGATTCACCGGCTATTtgtcaaatgaatcatttcattgcACAGATAATACCGAAAAAGCTTAAACTGGATGAAACATTTAATTTCTATACAACAGCTACTGTTCATGCATTTAATCGTATACATAATCAACTTTACAAAGCATGTGGTTATAATAAATGTCAGAAAAAAGTAACCGATACTGATGGAACTGGTGCCTATCATTGTTCTAAATGTGAACGAACATCAGCTATATTTGAATGGCGTTTAATGATCAGTGTATTGTTAGGTGATTCAAGTGGTTCATTCTGGGCAACTTTATTTCAAGATCAAGCAGAAAAATTGCTAGGAAAATCTGTAGCTGAACTGGTCCAGTTATATGAAGAGGATCAAAATCTTTACAATGCTATTGTAGATGAACTatgtttcaaacaatttaatTTCCGTATCTACTCACGTTTGGAACAATATAATGGGGAAAATCGTATTCGTCATACTGTTGGacagatttattttttgaaaccaaaagcaacaatgacaaaactATTGCgctcaattgaaattgtgtCACGTCAGCTTTAA
- the LOC142597532 gene encoding uncharacterized protein LOC142597532: MMMMVNFRYTFFIILICLIPKSIEMFEMRSKFDDTDDPKLIGRFQYHQQGLNGRHPMSYRFGFVADDHQNPLSRHEMSHSPGHVTGAYSYIDANNKWQVVQYEAHPEHGFRIVKQWTKDRD, translated from the exons atgatgatgatggtgaattttCGATAtacttttttcattattctaatttgtttgattccaAAATCCATTGAAATGTTTGAGATGCGATCCAAATTTGATGATACAGATGATCCAAAATTGATTGGCCGgtttcaatatcatcaacag GGTCTAAATGGACGACATCCTATGAGCTATCGTTTTGGTTTCGTAGCCGATGATCACCAGAATCCATTAAGTCGTCATGAAATGAGTCATTCACCTGGTCATGTTACAGGTGCTTATTCATATATTGAtgctaataataaatggcag gTTGTACAATATGAAGCACATCCAGAACATGGATTTCGTATCGTAAAACAATGGACTAAAGATCGTGATTAg
- the LOC124498752 gene encoding uncharacterized protein LOC124498752 yields the protein MIQRFLFRYCFYCSSSDQQNKNPSTPATTATTMNSSLTENQTSLSTTTSSSSTTTMVDHDDDDENIMMKPKWRPKRHLNCCGCDWFHIGQQWNHHYRNHRNEELVKLLLIGLDNAGKTTLALHLAGESVDDVVSTIGFSKYELHLRQNRFKIILYDVGGSVRIRSIWRNYYSLVHGIIFVIDSTDLERILEVKQLLQQLASNPLVLGKPILIFLNKQDKFEAMDEIDLCKFTNFDEIMSKYQCITKIVSISAKMTAIQNQTGNNNNNNKNGSHEIDTTIDSGLKWILGWIDNQWSTLNERVEQESRQQISKENDTMQKRINRIQQRNRIEAENKVSKIVDNQPKSIIDNNIDNDDDHDEVIIKPIKLDDEKNENIIIHQPEILSIPNDETNEQITTAATTTNELSSSSKSSNGSAQSINNRPPLKRTNKIYPTTAIG from the exons atgatacaaagatttttgtttcgttattgtttttattgttcatcatcggatcaacaaaataaaaatccatcaACACCTGCTACGACGGCGACGacaatgaattcatcattaacagagaatcaaacatcattatcaacaacaacatcatcatcatcaacgacaacaatggttgatcatgatgatgatgatgaaaatataatgatgaaaccTAAATGGCGACCAAAACGACATTTAAATTGTTGTGGCTGTGATTGGTTTCATATTGGACAACAatggaatcatcattatcgtaaTCATCGTAATGAAGAGCTggttaaattattattaattggtCTAGATAATGCTGGCAAAACAACATTGGCATTACATTTAGCTGGTG AATCGGTGGATGATGTTGTTTCGACGATTGgtttttcaaaatatgaaTTACATTTACGACAGAATCgttttaaaattattctcTATGATGTTGGTGGCAGCGTACGTATACGTTCCATTTGGcgtaattattattcactgGTACATGGcatcatttttgtcattgattCAACCGATCTGGAACGTATATTGGAAGTGAAACAGCTATTACAGCAACTGGCATCCAATCCATTGGTTTTGGGCAAACCAATTTTAAT ATTTCTAAACAAACAGGATAAATTCGAAGCAatggatgaaattgatttatgtAAATTTACAAATTTCGATGAAATTATGTCTAAATATCAGTGTATAacgaaaattgtttcaatatcGGCTAAAATGACAGCTATACAAAATCAAACtggtaacaataataataataataaaaatggcaGCCACGAAATTGATACGACAATCGATTCTGGTCTAAAATGGATATTGGGTTGGATCGATAATCAATGgtcaacattgaatgaacGTGTTGAACAAGAAAGTCGGCAACAAATTTCCAAAGAAAATGATACAAtgcaaaaaagaatcaatcgTATTCAACAACGTAATCGTATTGAAGCGGAAAATAAAGTATCgaaaattgttgataatcagccaaaatcaattattgacaacaacattgataatgatgatgatcatgatgaagtAATTATTAAACCAATCAAATtggatgatgagaaaaatgaaaatatcatcattcatcaaccGGAAATATTGTCGATACcgaatgatgaaacaaatgaacaaatcacTACGGCGGCGACGACGAcaaatgaattatcatcatcatcaaaatcatcaaatggttCGGCACAATCTATCAATAACCGTCCACCATTAAAACGTACGAATAAAATCTATCCAACCACCGCTAttggttga